The following coding sequences lie in one Enterococcus sp. 9E7_DIV0242 genomic window:
- a CDS encoding PBSX family phage terminase large subunit: protein MQTKKKPKIILEFPFPSKVFNKHMFDIRDDYSKFTEIHYGGASSGKSHGVVQKVVLKACKEWKHPRKVLFTRKVGRSIKDSIFADVQACLSDFGILGRCKVNNTDYRITLPNGAEFLFKGMDDPEKIKSIKGLSDVVMEEATEFNLEDYTQLTLRLRERKHKQRQIYLMFNPVSKLNWVFKYFFEQTIDPLRTVIFHTTYKNNRFLDDDTRQVIEDLEKRNPAYYRIYALGEFATLDKLIFPTYEKKVINRRSIRHLPSFFGLDFGFENDPSAFMHVKIDEKNKTLYILEEYVKKHMLNDDIAEMIKSRGYGKEFIYADSAESKSITEIRLKGIDRIQKVQKGKGSIMQGIQFINQYKIVVDDQCFKTIEELENYTWKKDKKTGEYINEPVDTYNHTLDAVRYALSTAIFKLKESTITNKIQAVKAYF, encoded by the coding sequence ATGCAGACGAAGAAGAAACCTAAAATAATTCTTGAGTTTCCTTTTCCCTCCAAAGTCTTTAACAAGCACATGTTTGATATCCGCGATGATTATTCTAAATTTACAGAGATTCATTATGGCGGTGCATCATCCGGAAAAAGTCACGGTGTAGTTCAGAAGGTCGTCCTTAAAGCTTGCAAGGAATGGAAGCATCCAAGAAAGGTCCTTTTCACTCGAAAAGTTGGCCGATCGATTAAAGACTCCATCTTTGCGGATGTACAAGCCTGTTTGTCGGATTTTGGCATTCTAGGCCGCTGCAAGGTCAATAACACTGATTATCGTATAACATTGCCTAACGGGGCTGAATTCCTGTTTAAAGGCATGGACGATCCGGAGAAAATAAAATCGATCAAAGGGCTGTCTGATGTGGTCATGGAAGAGGCAACAGAATTCAACCTTGAGGATTACACACAGCTAACACTACGGCTGAGAGAGCGAAAGCATAAGCAGCGACAAATATATCTAATGTTCAACCCAGTCAGCAAATTGAACTGGGTTTTTAAATATTTCTTTGAACAAACTATTGATCCATTGCGTACTGTTATCTTTCACACAACGTATAAGAACAACCGCTTTTTGGATGATGATACAAGACAAGTCATTGAGGATCTGGAAAAGCGTAATCCAGCATATTACCGAATTTATGCACTTGGAGAGTTTGCGACATTAGACAAGCTCATTTTTCCTACGTATGAGAAAAAAGTCATCAATCGACGATCTATCCGGCATCTACCGTCGTTTTTCGGTCTCGATTTCGGATTTGAAAATGATCCATCTGCATTTATGCATGTGAAGATTGATGAAAAAAATAAAACCCTGTATATCCTGGAAGAATATGTCAAGAAGCATATGCTTAATGATGACATTGCAGAAATGATTAAAAGCCGAGGATATGGTAAAGAATTTATTTATGCAGACTCAGCAGAGAGCAAGAGTATTACAGAGATAAGGCTTAAAGGAATTGATCGAATCCAGAAGGTCCAAAAGGGTAAGGGATCGATTATGCAAGGAATACAGTTCATCAATCAATACAAAATTGTTGTTGATGATCAGTGCTTCAAGACTATCGAAGAGCTTGAAAACTATACGTGGAAAAAAGACAAGAAAACAGGCGAGTACATTAATGAGCCTGTAGACACATACAACCATACGCTAGATGCTGTTCGATATGCCTTAAGTACAGCAATATTTAAACTTAAGGAAAGTACAATCACTAATAAAATTCAAGCTGTTAAGGCTTATTTTTAG